ATCAGCCGGGTCGGCAACGAGCATATGGGTCGCTTCATCCTCGAACAGCTCAAACGCGAGGGTGTTTCCACCGAAGGCGTCAGGATCGATCCCGAACGCCTGACGGCCCTCGTCATCCTCGGCATTCGCGACGACACGCAGTTTCCGCTGATCTTCTATCGCGAGAACTGCGCCGACATGGCGCTCTGCGAGGACGACATCGACGAGGATTTCATCGCCTCCGCCCGCGCTGTCGTCGTCACCGGCACGCATCTTAGCAATACCAGAACCGAGGCCGCCGTCCTCAAGGCGTTGACGCTGGCGCGCAAGCATGGGCTTCGCACCGCGCTCGATATCGACTATCGCCCCAATCTCTGGGGCGTCGCCGGCCATGGCGACGGGGAAAGCCGGTTTGTCGAAAGCGCAAGCGTGACCGCCAGGCTGCAAGCCACGCTCCACCTGTTCGACCTGATTGTCGGCACGGAAGAAGAATTTCACATTGCCGGCGGCTCGACGGACACGCTGGAGGCGCTGCGCGCGGTGCGGGCCGTGAGCAAGGCGACGCTTGTCTGCAAGCGCGGCCCCATGGGCGCGACGGCTTTCGAACATGCCATTCCCGACAGTCTCGACAAGGGGCAGGCAGGGCAAGGCTTTCCGATCGAGGTGTTCAACGTGCTCGGCGCCGGCGACGGTTTCTTCTCGGGCCTTTTGCGCGGCTGGATGACCGGCGAGGACTGGCCGACATCGCTGAAATTCGCCAATGCCTGCGGCGCGTTCGCCGTCAGCCGCCATGGCTGCACGCCGGCCTATCCGACATTCGAAGAGCTGCAATTCTTCCTCAAGCGCGGCGTGGTTCGGCCTGATCTGCGCAACGATCCCGAACTGGAGCAGCTTCACTGGTCATTGACCCGTCACACCCGCGTCGATGGCGACTGGTCGACGATGCGGGTCTTCGCCTTCGACCATCGGGTGCAGCTTGAAGCAATGCCCGGCTATTCGTTGAAAAAGGGGGCGGCATTCAAGGAATTGTGCCTCAAGGCAGCGCTTGCCGTGCAGGCCGGTAGGCCCGGATACGGCATTCTCTGCGACAATCGCATTGGCCGCTCCGCCCTGCACCGCGCCTCCGGCTCCGGCCTGTGGATCGGACGTCCGGCGGAATGGCCGGCGTCGCGGCCGCTGGAACTGGAGCCGGAACTGGGAAGCGATTGCGGAACGCTGAGCGAATGGGCGCGCGAGGATGTCGTCAAGGTTCTCTGCTTCTGCCACCCGGACGATGACGCGGCGACGCGGGCGGATCAGGAGGCGACCGTCAAGCGCCTCTTCGAAGCCGCTAGACGCAACAGGCTGGAATTCCTGCTCGAAATCATTCCCTCCAAGGTCGGCCTGACCGACGACCTCACGGTTGCGACCCTGATCGGGCAATTCTATGCCGCCGGGATCTATCCCGACTGGTGGAAGCTGGAACCGATGAAGACTGCGGTCGCATGGACCCATGCGATCGCCGCGATCGAAGCCCATGACCGGCACACGCGCGGCATCGTCGTGCTCGGGCTTGATGCGCCGGAGGCCGAGCTTTCGGCGAGTTTCGAAGTGGCGGCGGCATTCGGTCTGGTCAAGGGGTTCGCGGTCGGCCGTACGATCTTCGGCGAGGCGGCACGGCGCTGGCTTGCCGGCGAGGTGACGGATGCGGAAGCGGTCGCGGACATGTCGGCACGCTATCAGCGGCTTTGCCGGATCTGGGACGTGGCAAGGGACAAGGCACGGGAGC
This portion of the Neorhizobium sp. NCHU2750 genome encodes:
- the iolC gene encoding 5-dehydro-2-deoxygluconokinase, with protein sequence MKALDVITIGRAGVDLYGAQVGGRLEDMGSFEKYIGGSPTNIACGGARLGLKTALISRVGNEHMGRFILEQLKREGVSTEGVRIDPERLTALVILGIRDDTQFPLIFYRENCADMALCEDDIDEDFIASARAVVVTGTHLSNTRTEAAVLKALTLARKHGLRTALDIDYRPNLWGVAGHGDGESRFVESASVTARLQATLHLFDLIVGTEEEFHIAGGSTDTLEALRAVRAVSKATLVCKRGPMGATAFEHAIPDSLDKGQAGQGFPIEVFNVLGAGDGFFSGLLRGWMTGEDWPTSLKFANACGAFAVSRHGCTPAYPTFEELQFFLKRGVVRPDLRNDPELEQLHWSLTRHTRVDGDWSTMRVFAFDHRVQLEAMPGYSLKKGAAFKELCLKAALAVQAGRPGYGILCDNRIGRSALHRASGSGLWIGRPAEWPASRPLELEPELGSDCGTLSEWAREDVVKVLCFCHPDDDAATRADQEATVKRLFEAARRNRLEFLLEIIPSKVGLTDDLTVATLIGQFYAAGIYPDWWKLEPMKTAVAWTHAIAAIEAHDRHTRGIVVLGLDAPEAELSASFEVAAAFGLVKGFAVGRTIFGEAARRWLAGEVTDAEAVADMSARYQRLCRIWDVARDKAREQAA